Proteins from one Azospirillum brasilense genomic window:
- a CDS encoding LptA/OstA family protein: MSAATFAAPLLAVFLLVSGASVPAAQGLPGLGGGPNPVEVNADQAIEWHQDVRAYVARGNASAKRTDSTVYADVLTAYYREVPGKGNEVFQLLAEGNVRIVSPTQEVFGERGVYDVDKQVAVVTGRNLKLVTRTDIVTARDTLEYYEAKNLTVARGDAVAVRIANGDRLRADILIGQLKKMPDGSTQMERIDGAGSVVVTTATDVALSDKLVYSVADETAVLLGNVKITRNDNQLNGDAAEMNMKTKVNRVIAGPATGGRVMGLLIPGQEPGAPGGKPTAQSGGTPAAQPGGTPAAKP; encoded by the coding sequence TTGAGTGCAGCCACCTTTGCGGCCCCGCTGTTGGCCGTGTTCCTCCTGGTGTCGGGGGCCTCCGTCCCGGCGGCCCAGGGGCTGCCCGGCCTCGGCGGCGGCCCCAACCCGGTCGAGGTCAACGCCGATCAAGCCATCGAATGGCATCAGGACGTGCGCGCCTACGTGGCGCGCGGCAACGCCTCGGCCAAGCGCACCGACAGCACCGTCTACGCCGACGTGCTGACCGCCTACTACCGCGAGGTGCCCGGCAAGGGGAACGAGGTGTTCCAGCTTCTCGCCGAAGGCAACGTGCGCATCGTCAGCCCGACCCAGGAGGTCTTCGGCGAGCGCGGCGTTTACGACGTGGACAAGCAGGTGGCGGTGGTCACGGGACGCAACCTCAAGCTGGTCACCCGCACCGACATCGTGACGGCGCGCGACACGCTGGAATATTACGAGGCGAAGAACCTGACGGTGGCCCGTGGCGACGCCGTGGCCGTGCGCATCGCCAACGGCGACCGGCTGCGCGCCGACATTCTGATCGGCCAGCTCAAGAAGATGCCGGACGGCTCGACCCAGATGGAGCGCATCGACGGCGCCGGCAGCGTGGTGGTGACCACCGCGACCGACGTGGCGCTGTCCGACAAGCTGGTCTATTCGGTGGCCGACGAGACGGCGGTGCTGCTGGGCAACGTCAAGATCACCCGCAACGACAACCAGCTCAATGGCGACGCCGCCGAGATGAACATGAAGACCAAGGTCAACCGGGTGATCGCCGGCCCCGCCACCGGCGGGCGGGTGATGGGCCTTCTGATCCCCGGCCAGGAGCCGGGCGCCCCCGGTGGCAAGCCCACCGCCCAGTCGGGTGGCACGCCCGCCGCCCAACCGGGCGGAACGCCCGCCGCGAAGCCCTGA
- the lptC gene encoding LPS export ABC transporter periplasmic protein LptC, with translation MDSDLKDRTVKTEDRRANAPSLAAQLMAMPGAPQGAAPDGEAAKRVHRRRDIRPVSRVYSRFVTGMKFALPALALAVMALIAVWPSLTELPTLRISADKGQLEMIKPRYIAVDEENQPFSLVAAKADRIADQPDIVLLDQPEAEMTQTDGTWVTIRSDKGWYNQVTGILQMRGHVRVMRDDGNEFTTEEAESDIRKGTAWGDVHVVGQGPQGVINAEGFRLSDRGKTMVFLNQSKADVQAAESPGGKTR, from the coding sequence ATGGACAGCGACCTGAAGGATCGGACGGTGAAAACGGAGGATCGGCGCGCCAATGCGCCTTCCCTCGCCGCGCAACTCATGGCCATGCCGGGGGCGCCGCAAGGGGCGGCGCCGGACGGCGAGGCGGCCAAGCGCGTCCACCGGCGCCGGGATATCCGCCCGGTCAGCCGGGTCTACAGCCGCTTCGTCACCGGGATGAAGTTCGCGCTTCCGGCGCTGGCGCTGGCGGTGATGGCGCTGATCGCCGTCTGGCCGTCGCTGACCGAGTTGCCGACCCTGCGCATCTCCGCCGACAAGGGCCAGCTTGAGATGATCAAGCCGCGCTACATCGCGGTGGACGAGGAAAACCAGCCCTTCTCGCTGGTGGCCGCCAAGGCCGACCGCATCGCCGATCAGCCGGACATCGTCCTGCTCGACCAGCCGGAGGCGGAGATGACCCAGACCGATGGCACCTGGGTGACCATCCGTTCCGACAAGGGCTGGTACAATCAGGTCACCGGCATCCTGCAGATGCGGGGCCATGTCCGCGTCATGCGCGACGACGGCAACGAGTTCACCACCGAGGAAGCGGAATCCGACATCCGCAAGGGCACCGCCTGGGGCGATGTCCATGTCGTGGGCCAGGGGCCGCAGGGCGTCATCAACGCCGAGGGTTTCCGCCTGTCCGACCGTGGCAAGACGATGGTGTTCCTGAACCAGTCCAAGGCCGACGTCCAGGCCGCCGAAAGCCCGGGAGGAAAGACGCGTTGA
- a CDS encoding KpsF/GutQ family sugar-phosphate isomerase yields the protein MTSLTASSLASSLIDRPADCPSDAAADRDIASARRVLRMEAEALTALADGLDGAFARALDRLAGITGRVVVSGMGKSGHVARKIAATLASTGTPAFFVHPGEASHGDLGMIARQDAVIALSNSGETHELSDIVAYTRRFDIPLIGITRRAGSSLAEQADVALVLPPAPEACPLGLAPTTSSTMMLALGDALAVALLERRGFTAADFKQFHPGGQLGRALLKVTDVMHKGEDMPLCALDTPLSTVIFEMTAKRLGCVGVVDATGALAGVITDGDLRRHLTPELWAERADSIMSPRPKTIRPKALVEEALREMNAKQITSLFVVEADRPLGVVHIHDCLRAGAA from the coding sequence TTGACGAGCCTGACCGCATCCAGCCTGGCATCCAGCCTGATCGATCGCCCGGCCGACTGCCCGTCTGACGCCGCGGCCGACCGCGACATCGCGAGCGCCCGGCGCGTCCTGCGGATGGAGGCCGAGGCCCTGACCGCATTGGCGGACGGGCTGGACGGCGCCTTCGCGCGCGCGCTGGACCGGCTGGCCGGGATAACCGGGCGCGTCGTTGTCTCCGGCATGGGCAAATCCGGCCATGTGGCGCGCAAGATCGCCGCGACCCTGGCCTCCACCGGCACGCCGGCCTTCTTCGTCCATCCGGGCGAGGCGAGTCACGGCGACCTCGGCATGATCGCCCGGCAGGACGCGGTCATCGCCCTGTCCAACTCCGGCGAGACGCACGAGCTGTCGGACATCGTCGCCTACACCCGCCGCTTCGACATCCCGCTGATCGGCATCACCCGGCGCGCCGGCTCTTCCCTGGCCGAGCAGGCGGACGTGGCGCTGGTGCTGCCGCCGGCCCCGGAGGCCTGCCCGCTGGGTCTGGCCCCGACCACGTCGAGCACGATGATGCTGGCGCTGGGCGACGCCCTGGCGGTGGCGCTGCTGGAGCGGCGCGGCTTCACGGCGGCGGATTTCAAGCAGTTCCATCCCGGCGGCCAGCTTGGCCGGGCGCTGCTGAAGGTGACCGACGTGATGCACAAGGGCGAGGATATGCCCCTGTGCGCCTTGGATACGCCGCTTTCCACCGTCATATTCGAGATGACGGCCAAGCGGCTGGGCTGCGTCGGCGTGGTGGACGCTACGGGCGCGCTCGCCGGAGTGATCACGGACGGCGACCTCCGCCGCCATCTGACACCCGAGCTGTGGGCGGAGCGCGCCGACAGCATCATGTCGCCGCGGCCCAAGACCATCCGCCCCAAGGCGCTGGTCGAAGAGGCGCTGCGGGAAATGAACGCGAAGCAGATCACCAGCCTGTTCGTGGTGGAGGCGGACCGGCCGCTCGGTGTTGTGCACATTCACGATTGCCTGCGCGCCGGGGCGGCGTGA
- a CDS encoding ribonuclease D gives MPIDLHDGDLPDGLDLKSLARGGAVAIDTETMGLNPHRDRLCLVQLSPGDGTVHLVQFRKGQYEAPNLKRLLADPEVTKLFHFARFDVAVMRAYLGVACQPVYCTKVASKLVRTFTDRHGLKDLVKDLLGVELSKQQQSSDWGAAELTPEQMKYAASDVLHLHDLKEKLDVMLAREGRTHLAKACFDFLPARGELDLGGWEQPDILSH, from the coding sequence ATGCCCATCGACCTCCATGACGGCGACCTGCCGGACGGTCTCGACCTGAAGTCCCTCGCCCGCGGCGGCGCCGTCGCCATCGACACCGAGACCATGGGGCTGAACCCCCACCGCGACCGGCTGTGCCTGGTCCAGCTCTCCCCCGGCGACGGCACGGTCCATCTGGTCCAGTTCCGCAAGGGCCAGTACGAGGCGCCCAATCTGAAGCGCCTGCTCGCCGACCCCGAGGTCACCAAGCTGTTCCACTTCGCCCGTTTCGACGTGGCGGTGATGCGCGCCTATCTCGGCGTCGCCTGCCAGCCGGTCTATTGCACCAAGGTGGCGTCCAAGCTGGTCCGCACCTTCACCGACCGGCATGGCCTGAAGGATCTGGTGAAGGACCTGCTGGGGGTGGAGCTGTCCAAGCAGCAGCAGTCCTCCGACTGGGGCGCCGCGGAACTGACCCCGGAGCAGATGAAATACGCCGCCTCCGACGTGCTGCACCTGCACGACCTCAAGGAGAAGCTCGACGTCATGCTGGCGCGCGAGGGGCGGACCCATCTCGCCAAGGCCTGCTTCGATTTCCTGCCGGCCCGCGGCGAACTGGATCTCGGAGGCTGGGAGCAGCCGGACATCCTGTCGCATTGA
- a CDS encoding complex I NDUFA9 subunit family protein, which produces MSYRSEVVTVFGGSGFVGRHLIRRLAKTGAIVRVVSRHPNQANFLKTAGSVGQIVPMAADVKDDQSVARAIQGADTVINLIGTLYERGAWNFQTVHVDAPARIARIAKASGVRRLVHISAIGADAKSASAYAKSKAAGEQAVMQAFPGATIIRPSIVFGPEDGFFNKFAAMAQVSPALPLIGGATKFQPVYVGDLADAIAAAVTLDSAAGRTFELGGPRVYSFKELMQLMLREIRRKRFLVPVPWSVAETLGGLLEKVPPIVAPPLTRDQVEMLRTDNVAAAGAPGFKELGIANLSSCEVVLPTYLSRFIVGGRSNTTPRDAGNHSGAH; this is translated from the coding sequence ATGTCCTATCGCTCTGAAGTGGTCACGGTGTTCGGCGGTTCGGGATTCGTCGGCCGCCATCTCATTCGCCGCCTCGCCAAGACCGGCGCCATCGTGCGCGTGGTGTCGCGCCATCCGAACCAGGCCAACTTCCTGAAGACCGCCGGCTCGGTCGGCCAGATCGTGCCGATGGCCGCCGACGTGAAGGACGACCAGTCGGTCGCGCGGGCCATCCAGGGCGCGGACACCGTCATCAACCTGATCGGCACGCTCTACGAGCGCGGGGCCTGGAATTTCCAGACCGTGCATGTCGACGCCCCGGCGCGCATCGCCCGCATCGCCAAGGCCAGCGGCGTGCGCCGCCTCGTCCACATCTCGGCCATCGGCGCCGACGCCAAGTCGGCCTCGGCCTACGCCAAGTCCAAGGCGGCGGGCGAGCAGGCGGTGATGCAGGCCTTCCCCGGCGCCACCATCATCCGCCCGAGCATCGTCTTCGGGCCGGAGGACGGCTTCTTCAACAAGTTCGCCGCCATGGCGCAGGTTTCCCCGGCGCTGCCGCTGATCGGCGGGGCGACGAAGTTCCAGCCGGTCTATGTCGGTGATCTGGCCGACGCCATCGCCGCCGCCGTGACGCTGGATTCGGCCGCCGGCCGGACCTTCGAGCTGGGCGGGCCGCGCGTCTACAGCTTCAAGGAGCTGATGCAGCTCATGCTGCGGGAGATCCGCCGCAAGCGCTTCCTCGTCCCGGTTCCCTGGAGCGTGGCGGAGACGCTGGGTGGCCTGCTGGAGAAGGTCCCGCCGATCGTCGCCCCGCCGCTGACCCGCGATCAGGTGGAGATGCTGCGGACCGACAACGTCGCCGCCGCCGGCGCGCCGGGCTTCAAGGAGTTGGGCATCGCCAACCTGTCGAGCTGCGAGGTGGTCCTGCCGACCTACCTGTCGCGCTTCATCGTCGGCGGCCGCTCCAACACGACGCCGCGCGACGCTGGAAATCATTCCGGCGCGCACTGA